The stretch of DNA CTTCTTCTGGGAAGCGGCGGGGCGGCGCGGGCCGTGGCCCACGCGGTGAAAAACGCCGGGGCGAAGGTGGCCATCGCCCACAGGCCGGAGGACGCCCAAGAGGCTGAAACACTCGCGGGTGAAGTTAATGCCAAGGTGCTGCTTCTATCGCAAGCATCCGGGGAGTCCTGCGATATTGCAGTCAACGCCACGCCCCTCGGCATGGCTCCCAAGGTTGAAGATACCCCTGTATCCGCCGATTTTTTCCGGCCCGGAATGGTTGTGATGGACGTTGTATACAATCCCCTTGAAACCCGGTTTTTGCGGGAGGCGAAACAAAAAGGCTGCGAAACGGTTGACGGGGCCGCAATGTTCGTTTACCAGGGAGCAGCGCAGTTCACGCTTTGGACGGGCAGGGAAGCGCCGTATGCCGTGATGAGAAAAACCGTGCTTGACGCTCTTTTTCCCCAACCAGGAAAATGAAAATGTACAAGACCATAAAGTCGGCCCAAAGCGGCCCGTTTACGGCAAGCGTGCCCGGTTCCAAGAGCCTGACCCACAGGATGCTCATTGCGGCAAGCCTTGCCGCAGGCGAATCGGTGATCGAAAACGCCCTTTTGAGCCGCGACACGGAGCTCACCCGCGAGGGCCTTGTCCGAATGGGGGCCGGGATCACCCAAAACGGGTCCCGCCTGGAAATCACAGGCACCGGGGCCGATCTTGCGCCTTATTCCGATCCCATTTACCTGGAAAATTCAGGCACTTCCATGCGCCTCCTGTCAGCGGTGGCGGTGCTTGGAAAGGGAGCCTACACCCTGACCGGAAGCCGCCGCATGTGCGAGCGTCCCGTGGGTGAGCTTCTTTCGGCCATAAACGCGCTTGGCGCGGTTGCCGAGGCATTAAGCCCAGGCGGCTGCCCTCCGGTGCGCATAAAATGCCGCCCCATAACCGGAAGCCACGTTTATGTTGACTGCCGAAAAAGCTCCCAGTTCCTTTCCGCGCTTCTCCTCATATCCCCGTACTGCCCGGAGGGGCTCGCCATCTCGGTTTCAGGGGGCTTGGTTTCAAGGCCCTACGTGGACCTCACTCTTTCGGTGATGAATTCCTTCGGCGTGGAAGTCAAACGCGAAGGCTATGAAAATTTCTCGGTAACGGGTAAGGATTTCTATCTTCCAGGCAAGTACGCGGTGGAGCCGGACGCGAGCGCCGCCAGCTATTTTTTCGCGGCAGGGGCCATCACCGGAAACCCGGTAACGGTTCCCGGCCTTTCCGCAACCTCAGCCCAGGGGGACGCCGGGTTCGTCAGGGTGCTGGAAAAAATGGGCGCAGTGGTGCGAGAGGGCAGGCAGGGCATAACGGTTTCCGGCGGCCAGCTCAAGGGGATCACCGTCGACATGGGCGACATGCCCGACGTGGTGCCCACACTTGCCGCCGTGGCGGCCTTTGCCAAAGGGACAACGCGGATTCTCAACGTGGCGCACCTTAAGGTGAAGGAGTCCGACAGGCTGGAGGCAGTTGTCCGGGAGCTCTCCCGAATGGGAATCAAGGCCGCAACCGACGGCGAAACCCTCACCATAGAAGGCGGCGTCCCGAAACCGGCCTCCATCGAAACATACGAGGACCACAGAATAGCCATGAGTTTTGCCGTGGTCGGCCTGAGGGCTCCGGGAACGGTCATCCGCGATCCTTCTTGCGTTGGCAAATCCTTCCCGGATTTTTGGGACCAGTGGGAGAAAATGTACGCATGATCCGTGCGCAAAATATTTATCTTACAGGATACCGATGTACCGGAAAAACAACCGTGGGACGGGCCCTGGCGGATGTGCTTGGGCTTGATTTCGCCGACGCGGATGAAGTTCTGGTGGGTGAAGCCGGAAAGGACGTGGCCTCCATAGTTGCCGAAGAGGGCTGGGAAGGATTTCGCGACCGGGAAAGCGCAGTGCTGAAAAGGCTTGCCGAGCATGGCGGGCTCGTTGTGGCCACGGGGGGCGGGGTCATCCTTCGTCCGCAAAATACGGCGCTCATGCGGGAAACCGGATGCGTGGTCTGGCTTACGGCGGAGCCTGCAGTCATCAGAAACCGCATGGGGGCGGATTCGGTCACGTCATCCCAGAGGCCGTCTCTTACGGGGCAGGATGTGCTGTCGGAGATCGAGGACGTGCTATCGCAGCGCGGCCCGCTTTACGCGGCGGCGGCGCACGTCACGATAGCCACGGACGATCTTCAGGTATCCGAAATAGTACGCGAAATTTTTGAATCAGCGGGGCAATTCCATGCCGGGTAACACCTTTGGAACAATGTTTCGGGTCACCACCTGGGGCGAAAGCCACGGCCCCGCCTTAGGCGCGGTGATAGACGGCTGCCCGCCCATGCTGGCCCTGTCCGAGAAGGACATCCAGACAATGCTGGACCGCAGAAAGCCCGGAAACGGCTCGGCGGCGGGGACGGCGCGGCGCGAGGGGGACAGCGTCCGCATACTTTCGGGCGTGTTCCAAGGCCTCACCACCGGAACCCCCATCTGCGTTATGGTGGAAAACACCGACCATAAAAGCCGTGATTACGGGGCGCTGGAGCGGGTTTTCAGGCCGGGTCACGGCGATTATACCTATTATAAGAAGTACGGCATACGCGACCACAGGGGCGGAGGCCGGGCCTCGGCCCGTGAAACGGTGGGCCGGGTAGCCGCCGGGGCCGTTGCCGGGCGGGTGCTGGAAAGGGCCGGTATAAAGGTTTTTTCCGCGACACTTGAAATGGGGGGCGTAAAGGCGGTAGATATGGATTACGCCCAATGCGGGGAAAACCCCTACTGCTGCCCGGACGCCGACGCGGCGCTGAAAATGGACGAGCGGGTGAAGGAGGTGCGGGGTATAGGGGACTCCATAGGCGGAATCGTGGAGGTAACCGCCACCGGCCTTTCCGCAGGGCTTGGCGAACCTGTTTTCGACAAGCTGGACGCGAAAATTGCGGCAGCCCTCATGAGCATAGGCGCGGTGAAGGGGGTTGAGATAGGCTCCGGTTTCGCCGCAGCCAGGTCCACGGGTTCCGTCAACAACGATCCCGTTACCATCCAGGGGTTTTCCTCCAACAACGCTGGCGGCGTTCTGGCCGGGGTTTCAAGCGGCCAGGACATAGTGGCCCGGGTGGCGGTGAAGCCCATACCCTCCATCGTCATGGAGCAGGACACCGTGGACCTCGAAAACAGCGCTGTGAAGCTTTCCGTGGGGGGCCGCCACGACGTGTGTGCAATTCCCCGCGTCAACGTTGTTTGCGAGGCCATGATCATGCTGGTTCTGGCGGATTTCATTCTTCAGCAGAGGGCTGTTTCCGGCTGGTAACAGCCCGCCGAAAAACGCGATTTGCTGTGTCAGGCTTCGCGGGCGTCGTGCTCACGTGCATAAAGCACGCTCCGCCGCCGTCCGCTTGCCTTCCTTGCACTTCATCGTTTTTATCCAGGCTTTTTCAACAGGCTGGCAGGCATTCGGAAGAAAATCACGGAGAAAAATGGAACCCCACTTTAATAGAAAAAGCGTAACCATAGGCATAATAGGCGGAACCGGGCTCATGGGCCAGTGGTTCCGCCGTTTTTTTGAAAGCGCCGGGCACAGGGTTCTCATCTGCGGCAGAAAAACGGAACTCACCGAAGACGAGCTTGTCCGGGGCTCCCAGGTGGTGATTATAAGCCAGCCGCTTTCCGCAGCCCTTGAAACCGCCCGCCGGGTGGGGCCGTTGATGGGCGAAACCCAGGCTTTGATGGACATCTGCTCGTTAAAAAGCGAGATTGCCTCCGCAATGCTGGAAAGCACCGGGGCCGAGGTGGTGGCGGCCCATCCGCTCTTCGGGCCTTCCACGGAATCATTAAAGGGCCAGAACGTGGTTCTCTGCCCCATGCGGGGTTCAGTCTGGGCGGCCTGGCTTGGGGCTGAGCTTTCAAAGGGAGGGGCGAAGGTCACCCAAAGCGATCCGGTAACCCACGACCGCATGACCGCCGTGGTGCAGGGCCTGACGCACTTCATCACCATAGCCCTTGGCCGCACCCTTGCCGATCTGGGCCTTGCCCCGGAAACCCTTCTTCCCTTCGCCACCCCCATCTTCCGGGCCAAGCTCGCCCTGGTTGGCCGGCTTTTCGCCCAGGACCTTTCCCTTTACGCGGCGCTTGTGGGAAAGAACCCGGAAGCCGCTTGGGTGATAGAAGCCTTCATGAAAGCCTGTCAGGAGGCGAAAGGCTCCATTTCGCCGGGCGCGAGCCCTGAAACCGGCATGGGGTATCTTGAGAACATCCGCGATTTTCTGGGGGATTACAGCGCAAGGGGCCTTAAAGAAAGCGACTTTTTTCTTGCGGCCCTGGCGGGATATGGGCGTAAGACCGAATAACAGGTTTCGGGAAAGATTTCCGGTCCGGCGGAGCATAAGGGATTCCGGTTTCCGTCCATTCATGAAGGGTCGCCTTAGTGTTTTTTAACCGCGCCGCAAACCGATTCCGCCTAACCCTTCTTTCGGCCCGCCACAGGCGTATGGCTGGAGCCGTGGCCGTTCGCCGGGCCGCCGAAATGCTGTGCCGGGCGCGTCCCGGTTTCGTGCTGCCCCACCCGGTGGAGCTTGTGGTGGCGGTGGAAAGCGCCTGTCAGTTAAAATGCTCCATGTGCGGAATAAGAAAGGTGATGAAGCGCCCGGAATTTTTTGGCCGACGCATCACCCGTGCCGACCTTCTCCCGGCGCTCACGGAAGCCTCGAAATGGCGGCCCCGCCCCTACCTCAAGCTGACCGGCGGGGAGCCGCTTCTTCTTGGCGACGGGCTTTTGGGGATGCTTGACGATGCCGGTCGCCTGGGCCTTGCTTCCAGGCTCTCCACCAACGGGGTGCTTCTTTCCGACGCCGCCCTCGCACGCGCCCTGGTAAAAACCGGCGTGGACGCCGTGACCATCTCCCTGGACGGGCCGCGCGACGTCCACAATGCCATAAGGGGCAGGGATTTCGCCTTTGACAGGGCCGCCCTGGGAATCAAAAATCTTTTCCTTGCGCGAAAATCCCTTGGAAGCGCGGGGCCGCTCATAATGGTTTCCACGGTGGTGAGCGCCGCCAACCACCACCGGCTGATCGAGCTTTTCGGAATTTTAAAAGAGCTTCCCATAGACTGGTGGAACGTCCAACTGATAAACTACGTTTCCGAAAAGGCCAGGGACGAGGCTGACGCCGTATCGAAGAGCTTCGGTTTCGAGCCGGGGGCCTGGGACGCCTTCGTGAACGAGCCGGTGACGCAGGTCAACCCGGAATCTCTTGCGGAGCAGTTGATGGCCGTGGCCGGGGCGCGGAAGAATTTCGTATTGAGTTTTCTCGACGCCGGGGGCTTTTCGCCGAGAAGCCTCAAAGCCTATTACGGGGGAAGCGAAATCGAGGTTTCGCCAAGATTTTGCACGGTTCCGTATCTGGCAATGCACGTGGTTCCAAGCGGCGACATGGTGTTTTGCATAGATTATCCGCACGTGTCTTACGGCAACATAAAAACCCACGGCTTGAAAGATGCCTGGAAGTCGGAAACCGCCCGGAAATACAGGCGCTACCTTGAGGAATGCCGCAGGCTGACCGGGAGCAACCCGCCCCAGTGCCAAAGGTGCAACTGGCTTTACAACTGAGAAGTCTGCCGGAGCCCAGCCCACGTATGGAAACCGCCCAAGAAGAGTCAACAGGCGCGAAGAGTCCTCCCGCGCCTTTCACGCCGCCCGAAAACGCTTGGCTGCGCGATCTGTTCATTATCGCGGCAGCCTGGTTCGCCGTGCGCGTTCCGCTTATTGTTTTTCGGGTCAAGCCCTTCGTTCAATGCGACAGCTTCAACTACCCGACTTTTTTCAACGCTATACGTATTCCTCACTATCCTTTCATGTATGGCCAATTCCTGGAGTGTTTCGGGCATTTTCCCGCCATGCTGATTCAGCACTTTCTGGTGCTTTTCTGCGCCGTTATTTTATATTTCATAGGCAGGGATATCTCCGGCAGGAATGGAGGGCTTTTTTCGGGCCTTTTCGTGTCCGTTTACGGCGGCTTCGTTCTCTACGCCCACTCGATAATGAGCGAAACCCTGTTCAATTTTTTTGTGGTTTGCCATCTCGCAGTTCTCTGGATGGCCCTCAAAGAGGAAAAGGCCCGGTCAAAATGGTGCTGCGCGTGGTTTTTTCTGGCCGGATTTCTGGCTTCGGTGGCATCAAACGTGCGTCCGGTAATTCAATATCAGGTCTTCGTCATTTTTCTGGCCCTTTTTCCCTTTTACCTGGCCAGAAGGCAGGTAAAAAGCCTGTTGAAGTTTTCCGGCTGGCTGGCTCTCGGATTTCTTTCGCTCCACCTTTATGTGGCAGGGGCCACTTATACCCACTACGGGCTTTTCGGAATTTCGTCCGGGCTTCCGAAGGCGGCGATGTATCGCCTGGTTTACGATTCCAAGGCCCCCCTGTCAGGAGTCAGGGTTTCAGATCCGAAACTTGCGGCGGTAAGGGATTATCTGGTCCAAGTCGGCCCTGATGACAAAAATATCTGGGTTAACGCCTTTAACCACATAACCGGTGAGATACTTCCCAAATTCAATGGAAACAGGTGCGTGTACAACATTGAAACCGACCGGGTGATAATGGAGCTGTGGAGAAAATATGTATTGACCTACCCCTTTGAGTATTTCAGGTATTCGGTGGCCGAGCTTGTCCTGCAGTTGTTGTACGTCGAAAAGTTCAGCGGCCTTTTGGAGTTCTCCCAGCGCATGTCGAAAGACGGCCCCCCCCCGCCTTCATCCCGCGCGGTCTCTTTTCTTCGCGCCTTTTATCTCCTGTTTTCATCGATGCTGGGGAATATTTTTTTTATCATCTTCGGAATAACGGCAGGTTTTTTATTCATGCGAAGAGAAAATGATCCGAAAAATTATTTTATGGCCTGCCTGTTTCTCACCATGTTCTTTCTTTACGTACCCCAATTTTTTGCGAGCCTGGGCATGATCCGGTACAGGTATCCATTCGACATGGTTTTTTTTCTTGCGGCGGGAGCCGGTTTTTCCAGACTCAGCCTTAATTCCGCCCGGAAGCGTGCCATGTCGAAGATCGCCCCCGGCGGGGGGAAATAATATGTGCGGAATAGCCGGGGCTGCAGGAAAAATCCGGGTGACGGAAAAGGAGCTTTGCTCCGCCCTTTCGGTCATGCGCAACAGGGGGCCGGACGGAAGCGGCGTCTTTATGGATGACGGCGCGGCCCTTGCCCACACCCGGCTGGCCATCCTGGATTCGGCGGGCGACGCCGGACGCCAGCCCATGAGGGACCCTTCGGGGCGGTACGCGATTGTCCATAACGGCGAGGTGGGCAATTTCAGGGAAATCCGGCGGGAGCTGGAAAAAAGCGGACTCCGTTTTTTTTCCGGCACGGACACCGAGGTGATCCTTGCGGCCTACATCCTTAGGGGTGAGAGGTGCCTTGACGATTTTTCCGGCATGTTCGCCTTCGCGATTTGGGACAGGCTGGAAAAGAGCCTCTTTTTCGCACGCGACCGGCTGGGCATAAAGCCATTTTATTACGCCGAAAAAAACGGCTGTTTCTATTTCGGGTCCCAGCCGCGCGCCATAACGGCCCTGGGATTCGGCCCCGTGTCGCCCAACCCCAAGGCTTTGGCCTATTTTCTCCAGTTTAGGCACAACGACCTTGACGAGACCATCTTCAGGGGCGTGATGAAGCTCCAGCCCGGCCACAGGGGAACCTTCAAAAACGGGCGGGCCGAGATTTCGCCCTGGTGGACCCTGCCACGGTTCGGAACCGGTGACGGATCATCGAGGCCCGAAGAGCTTGGCGCGCTTCTGGAAAGCGCCGTGAAGACGAATCTATTGGGCGACGGGGCCACCGGGCTCTTTCTTTCGGGCGGGCTCGATTCATCGGGGCTTCTTGCCATCATGAGCGAAAGCGAAAGGCCGGTCCACACCTTCACCGTGGAAATGGACGGGCTTGGGGCGTCCGGCAACCTTCCCGCGCTTTCGGAGCGCTTCGGAAACGTCCATCACCCGGTTGCGGTGGACGCCGAAGCCTGTCGGCTTTTGCCCGAAATCGTCTGGCATTACGACGAACTGAACGCCGACCCGGCCTCCATTCCCCTTTATCTTCTTGCAAGGGAGGCCGCCCGGCACGTGAAGGCGGTGTGCGCTGGCGAGGGCGCTGACGAGCTTTTCGGGGGCTACGAGAGGATATACATCCTAAACGCCCTAAGGCTTGCAGGAAGGCTGGCTCCCAAGGGCCTCCTGCAGGTTTTGCCGGAAGCCATGCGGCTTGCGCCCAAAAAGCTGATGGACGGGATTTTCCCCTATTTTTCCATGCTCATGCCCGAAGGGCTCGACCGGCTGAAAATCCTTCTGGCCGATTCCGCCAATCCGCGCAAAAGCTACCTCGCCCTTCAATCGGTAATAATGCCCCACGAGATGAAGGGCCTGATCCTTTCCGAGCATCTTGACCAAGGCAGCATAGAGGCCCTTGCGGAAGGCGTCATGGCCCCCTGGATCGGGGCTGCGGGCAACAGGGAAGGCCTGCCTGAGCTTCTGCGTTTCGAGCTGGCCAAGAGGCTTGCCACGGATTTACTGATGAAGTCGGACGCCATGACCATGGCTCACGGCCTGGAATGCCGGGTGCCTTATCTCGATCACAGGGTGGTGGAATTTGCGGCCAGGATTCCCATGGATAGCCAGGTGGGGCTGGGCGGCGGAAAAAAGTTTCTCCGTGCGGCCTTAAAATCCCGTTTGCCGGAAAGGGTTGTCAGGCAGAAAAAGGAGAATTTTTTCGTGCCCATCCACCACTGGCTGGCGAGCCTCAAACCCCTCACGGAGGCGATGCTGTCGGAAAAAAACATAAGGCGGCAGGGGATGTTCGATCCGAAAAGGGTGGGGATGCTGGTGGAAAGATACCGATCCGGGAAACTCTATTACGCCCGCATCGTATGGAACCTTCTGACCTATGCCCTGTGGCACGAAATATTTATGGAAAGGGGCGGCGCGTTCACGAAAGGGGAGCGTTACGGCGGGGATTTTTCCTGAACCTGAATACGTAAGTCAGCCGGATGAGCTTTACAGCCATGAGAAAGGAATCCCGCAAAAGCCTTACCGAGGACTGGCCCACCCTGCGGTAATAGTTGATGGGAACATTGGTCACCCGAAAGCCTCCGAAAACGGCCCCCATCGTTATGGTTGACGTGAAGCTGAAGCCTTCGGGATAGTGGTCCCAGAACCTAAGGCAAAGCTCGCGGGAAAACACCCTCATGCCGCTGTTTAAGTCGGTTATCGGGGAGCCGGTCAGGATGGATGCGGCAAGATTGAGGCCCCGCTTCAAAAAGACCCTGAGGGGAAATTCCTCAACAACCGGGCCGTTTCTGGTGCCCACCACCATGTCGCTTACGTTCATCAGCTCCGCAAGCCGGGCCATGTCGCCTGCGGGATAGCTTCCGTCCGCGTCGATTATGGCGATGAGAGGCGCGGAGCCATTTTCTATGCCGGTTTTTAGCGCCCTTCCGTAGCCCCTGTTTTTTTCGTGGCGCACCACCGTAACCAGGGGGTCCGGGCATTGGAGAAGGCAGGGCGCGGACGAGCCGTCATCAACGACGATGATGCGGAAGCTCCCCCTTTTCGCAAGCGAGAACTTCACCCCGTCCACGGTTTGGCGCACCACCTCCCCGGATTCGTTATAAACCGGGATGATCACGTCAAGCCCCGGAGTTGCTTCGTCCTGCGAAAAATGCCGCCCCGGTTTTTCGGTCGCGCTGCGATTCATCGGGAAAAAAGCGTCCGAATGAAACAGCCGCCGCCACCGCCGCCCTCGGAGGAGCTAGGTTTTACAACCACCGTGCCGCCGCCGCCCGAACCGCCCTGGCCGGGGAGGTAGGCGTAAGGGGAAAGCTGGCGAAGAACCCGAAAGCCTATGCCCTTGTTGGTTACTGAGGCTGACGCGGGCGAGCGGTTGGCCGACGAGCAGTCCGAGCCGGGCGGTATGTAGGCCGATTCCTGGAAAGAGCCTCCGCGAGTTATTCTTGCGGTGCCGGTTGAAGGGCCTGACGGGTCGTTCTGGGCCGCCGCCGAATAGCCGTCGTAGTAGTCCAGCACCCATTCGGCCACGTTGCCGTGCATGTCGTAGAGCCAGTCGGTGGCGGCAAGGCCCCACCTGGTGGGCAGCTTTAGGCCGACGGGGTGGGTAAAGGCTTCTCCTAAAAGCACGGTGTTGTCCCGAAACCAGGCGTAATCGGCCAGGTTGTCAACGGTGATTTCAGGCGAATAGGTCATGAAGTTTCCCAGGTTTCCAACCCGGGCCGCGTATTCCCATTCCGCCTCGGTTGGGAGCCTGTACCAGTTGGCGCCTGCCAGGGCGTTTTTTGCCGCGCACCAGGCCATGGCCTGGGTCCAGCTTATGCAGGAGGCCGGGAAGGCGTCGTCCTCGTCTTCGGTGGCTCCGAGAACGACTCCCTCGCGCGGGGTTACGCCGTCGTCTTCAAGCCAGGGCCGGGTGGCCATCACGTCGAACCATTCCCCTCGCGTGATCTCGTGTTTGCCCAGGTAAAAGCCCGAAACAGTCACCGAGTGGGCGGGCTTTTCATCAGCGTTGGCATCGGGCGCGGTGCTGCCCATGTTGAAGGTGCCGCCCTTGATCCACACGAATCCGTCGATTACGGGCTCCGCCAGGGCGGAAGCAAGGGGGAACGCGGCCAGGAAAAGAACAAGGGCGGCCAGTAGGATTGTGCCGACACCGGCATTTCGTGCGCCGGGTTTTTTCATGCGAAACCTCCGCTTTAAGGACCGTTTTTTCGATTTCCCGAGGAAATTTTGGTGAAGATTTTGACAAGCTCCAAAACATGCCTATATTGCGACATCAAAAAAGACAGGGAAAGCCTTTTCAATCAAGCCTTAAAAGCCTGTTGAAAAACTCGAATAGGACAGGCTGATGAAAAACGATGAGCCGTGAAGGCGGTACGAAAAGCCAATGAGTCAAGCGTACCCGCCCAGGAAATCGCAGAGTTCTTGGGCTAAATCAGTATGTTCGTACGTGACGGAATTGGCTTTGAAGTGCGAACACTGGCGGATCGCGTTTTTCGACAGCCTGTTAAAGATAGACCAACCGGATTGATAAGGCAACACTCAATCGGATGGAATTTTCAAGGCCCGTGGTGAAGCCCGCCACAAACATTCTGTGAAAAACATTGAATTATCCGATTGTTGCGGTTGACGGGCGGTTTTTTTTCTGGTATCGAGAATCGCCTTCCTGGAACAGAAGCCCATTTTTCGCCGGGCTTCCATTTGACTTTTTTCACTGCACCACAAAACCTCAAGGAGAAACATCATGGCAGAAGCCGGTATCTACAAAAACCCCATTTTCATCAATTCCGTAACCCACAAATCCGTCAAAATCGCCCCCGTAACCAACTTCTCCTTTGCCGCAAAACTGAACTCAGTGGTGCTGGTGGGCCAGGAATTCCTGGAAGCCGCAAAATACTATCCCGTGGTCTTCACAAAGACCAACAATGAAGATATCGTGCCCGTGGCCATCCTTGGCCTTAGGAACAATGAGAACATGTTTGTGGACAAGAAGGGCAACTGGAAGGAAGGCTGCTACATCCCCGCCTTTTTCCGCCGCTATCCCTTCATCCTTGCAAGCAACGTGGGCCAGGACGGCTCCTTTGCGGTGTGCGCGGATTCCAGCTACGACGGTTTCGGCAAGGACACCGGTTTCGCGCTTTTCGACGACAAGGGCGAGCAGACCAAGGAGTTTCAGAACGTGGTGGCCTTCCTTCGCAACTACCACATGCAGCACGCCGCCACCCAGGAGATGATCAAGACCCT from Deltaproteobacteria bacterium encodes:
- a CDS encoding glycosyltransferase family 2 protein encodes the protein MNRSATEKPGRHFSQDEATPGLDVIIPVYNESGEVVRQTVDGVKFSLAKRGSFRIIVVDDGSSAPCLLQCPDPLVTVVRHEKNRGYGRALKTGIENGSAPLIAIIDADGSYPAGDMARLAELMNVSDMVVGTRNGPVVEEFPLRVFLKRGLNLAASILTGSPITDLNSGMRVFSRELCLRFWDHYPEGFSFTSTITMGAVFGGFRVTNVPINYYRRVGQSSVRLLRDSFLMAVKLIRLTYVFRFRKNPRRNAPLS
- a CDS encoding SUMF1/EgtB/PvdO family nonheme iron enzyme, which encodes MKKPGARNAGVGTILLAALVLFLAAFPLASALAEPVIDGFVWIKGGTFNMGSTAPDANADEKPAHSVTVSGFYLGKHEITRGEWFDVMATRPWLEDDGVTPREGVVLGATEDEDDAFPASCISWTQAMAWCAAKNALAGANWYRLPTEAEWEYAARVGNLGNFMTYSPEITVDNLADYAWFRDNTVLLGEAFTHPVGLKLPTRWGLAATDWLYDMHGNVAEWVLDYYDGYSAAAQNDPSGPSTGTARITRGGSFQESAYIPPGSDCSSANRSPASASVTNKGIGFRVLRQLSPYAYLPGQGGSGGGGTVVVKPSSSEGGGGGGCFIRTLFSR
- a CDS encoding SapC family protein, with the protein product MAEAGIYKNPIFINSVTHKSVKIAPVTNFSFAAKLNSVVLVGQEFLEAAKYYPVVFTKTNNEDIVPVAILGLRNNENMFVDKKGNWKEGCYIPAFFRRYPFILASNVGQDGSFAVCADSSYDGFGKDTGFALFDDKGEQTKEFQNVVAFLRNYHMQHAATQEMIKTLADSKLFKDFTANITLPAGEKIGFGKLLMADETAISGMDEAKIVNLVRTGYLAVIYAHLYSLSNFRSLMAMAGAKK
- the aroL gene encoding shikimate kinase AroL, whose translation is MIRAQNIYLTGYRCTGKTTVGRALADVLGLDFADADEVLVGEAGKDVASIVAEEGWEGFRDRESAVLKRLAEHGGLVVATGGGVILRPQNTALMRETGCVVWLTAEPAVIRNRMGADSVTSSQRPSLTGQDVLSEIEDVLSQRGPLYAAAAHVTIATDDLQVSEIVREIFESAGQFHAG
- a CDS encoding shikimate dehydrogenase is translated as MLPDAKTVLHAVFGHPVGHSLSPSMHNRAFSELGLNCVYLAFDVTDIGAAMKAVRTLSMRGASVTIPHKLAVMDHLDEVDEAARKMGAVNTIINDGGRLYGKNTDGLGAVIALEEKISLAGKSLLLLGSGGAARAVAHAVKNAGAKVAIAHRPEDAQEAETLAGEVNAKVLLLSQASGESCDIAVNATPLGMAPKVEDTPVSADFFRPGMVVMDVVYNPLETRFLREAKQKGCETVDGAAMFVYQGAAQFTLWTGREAPYAVMRKTVLDALFPQPGK
- the aroA gene encoding 3-phosphoshikimate 1-carboxyvinyltransferase, whose product is MYKTIKSAQSGPFTASVPGSKSLTHRMLIAASLAAGESVIENALLSRDTELTREGLVRMGAGITQNGSRLEITGTGADLAPYSDPIYLENSGTSMRLLSAVAVLGKGAYTLTGSRRMCERPVGELLSAINALGAVAEALSPGGCPPVRIKCRPITGSHVYVDCRKSSQFLSALLLISPYCPEGLAISVSGGLVSRPYVDLTLSVMNSFGVEVKREGYENFSVTGKDFYLPGKYAVEPDASAASYFFAAGAITGNPVTVPGLSATSAQGDAGFVRVLEKMGAVVREGRQGITVSGGQLKGITVDMGDMPDVVPTLAAVAAFAKGTTRILNVAHLKVKESDRLEAVVRELSRMGIKAATDGETLTIEGGVPKPASIETYEDHRIAMSFAVVGLRAPGTVIRDPSCVGKSFPDFWDQWEKMYA
- the aroC gene encoding chorismate synthase gives rise to the protein MPGNTFGTMFRVTTWGESHGPALGAVIDGCPPMLALSEKDIQTMLDRRKPGNGSAAGTARREGDSVRILSGVFQGLTTGTPICVMVENTDHKSRDYGALERVFRPGHGDYTYYKKYGIRDHRGGGRASARETVGRVAAGAVAGRVLERAGIKVFSATLEMGGVKAVDMDYAQCGENPYCCPDADAALKMDERVKEVRGIGDSIGGIVEVTATGLSAGLGEPVFDKLDAKIAAALMSIGAVKGVEIGSGFAAARSTGSVNNDPVTIQGFSSNNAGGVLAGVSSGQDIVARVAVKPIPSIVMEQDTVDLENSAVKLSVGGRHDVCAIPRVNVVCEAMIMLVLADFILQQRAVSGW
- the asnB gene encoding asparagine synthase (glutamine-hydrolyzing); this translates as MCGIAGAAGKIRVTEKELCSALSVMRNRGPDGSGVFMDDGAALAHTRLAILDSAGDAGRQPMRDPSGRYAIVHNGEVGNFREIRRELEKSGLRFFSGTDTEVILAAYILRGERCLDDFSGMFAFAIWDRLEKSLFFARDRLGIKPFYYAEKNGCFYFGSQPRAITALGFGPVSPNPKALAYFLQFRHNDLDETIFRGVMKLQPGHRGTFKNGRAEISPWWTLPRFGTGDGSSRPEELGALLESAVKTNLLGDGATGLFLSGGLDSSGLLAIMSESERPVHTFTVEMDGLGASGNLPALSERFGNVHHPVAVDAEACRLLPEIVWHYDELNADPASIPLYLLAREAARHVKAVCAGEGADELFGGYERIYILNALRLAGRLAPKGLLQVLPEAMRLAPKKLMDGIFPYFSMLMPEGLDRLKILLADSANPRKSYLALQSVIMPHEMKGLILSEHLDQGSIEALAEGVMAPWIGAAGNREGLPELLRFELAKRLATDLLMKSDAMTMAHGLECRVPYLDHRVVEFAARIPMDSQVGLGGGKKFLRAALKSRLPERVVRQKKENFFVPIHHWLASLKPLTEAMLSEKNIRRQGMFDPKRVGMLVERYRSGKLYYARIVWNLLTYALWHEIFMERGGAFTKGERYGGDFS
- a CDS encoding prephenate dehydrogenase/arogenate dehydrogenase family protein, whose translation is MEPHFNRKSVTIGIIGGTGLMGQWFRRFFESAGHRVLICGRKTELTEDELVRGSQVVIISQPLSAALETARRVGPLMGETQALMDICSLKSEIASAMLESTGAEVVAAHPLFGPSTESLKGQNVVLCPMRGSVWAAWLGAELSKGGAKVTQSDPVTHDRMTAVVQGLTHFITIALGRTLADLGLAPETLLPFATPIFRAKLALVGRLFAQDLSLYAALVGKNPEAAWVIEAFMKACQEAKGSISPGASPETGMGYLENIRDFLGDYSARGLKESDFFLAALAGYGRKTE
- a CDS encoding radical SAM protein, with amino-acid sequence MFFNRAANRFRLTLLSARHRRMAGAVAVRRAAEMLCRARPGFVLPHPVELVVAVESACQLKCSMCGIRKVMKRPEFFGRRITRADLLPALTEASKWRPRPYLKLTGGEPLLLGDGLLGMLDDAGRLGLASRLSTNGVLLSDAALARALVKTGVDAVTISLDGPRDVHNAIRGRDFAFDRAALGIKNLFLARKSLGSAGPLIMVSTVVSAANHHRLIELFGILKELPIDWWNVQLINYVSEKARDEADAVSKSFGFEPGAWDAFVNEPVTQVNPESLAEQLMAVAGARKNFVLSFLDAGGFSPRSLKAYYGGSEIEVSPRFCTVPYLAMHVVPSGDMVFCIDYPHVSYGNIKTHGLKDAWKSETARKYRRYLEECRRLTGSNPPQCQRCNWLYN